A genomic stretch from Gopherus flavomarginatus isolate rGopFla2 chromosome 3, rGopFla2.mat.asm, whole genome shotgun sequence includes:
- the LOC127047822 gene encoding uncharacterized protein LOC127047822, protein MTCCFYKELDAILGCDPTANPRITMESSEQGEEGEGVEETESEVTGVEGDTSESQEACSQELFSSQEEASQSQQLELVGEEEAEEQVHVSLNLPALSQPAERLQNLRCKPRKSKDDLVKAVMNQYASENKRLQDWREKMHQWRETQSRRKELATKKSTKQLIRLLARQTDCMQSLVAMQADQYRANPLTPQSSLPCAPLFAQNPFLQQPGSYHHQLPPTPVRSPTSPENYDPYPMHSTPITMQYINPEVQQALHSNPGRTYSNL, encoded by the exons atgacctgctgtttttacaaggagctggatgccatacttgggtgtgaccccactgccaatccgaggatcacaatggagagttcagagcagggagaagagggggagggtgtagaggaaaccgagagtgaggttactggggtggagggagacacctcggagtcccaggaggcatgcagccaggagctcttctcaagccaggaggaagctagccagtcgcagcagctggaactcgttggtgaagaagaagcagaggagcaggttcatG tgtccttgaatcttCCGGctctatcacagcctgctgaaagactacagaacttgaggtgtaaaccaaggaaaagcaaagatgatttggtgaaagcagttatgaatcagtatgccagtgagaataagaggctgcaggactggagagagaaaatgcatcagtggagggaaacacaaagcaggagaaaggaattggctaccaagaaaagcacaaagcaactGATACGCCTactggcgcgccaaacggactgtatgcagtctcttgtagccatgcaggcagatcagtaccgtgctaaccccctcaccccccaaagctctctcccttgtgccccactgtttgctcaaaacccctttctccagcagcctggttcttaccaccaccagctgcccccaacacctgtacgttcacctaccagccctgagaactacgacccttaccctatgcactcaacccccatcaccatgcagtatattaatcctgaagtgcagcaggcattgcacagcaatccaggcaggacatattcaaacctctga